In Rhipicephalus microplus isolate Deutch F79 chromosome 9, USDA_Rmic, whole genome shotgun sequence, one genomic interval encodes:
- the LOC119165622 gene encoding uncharacterized protein LOC119165622, with translation MRLQPKFVCPSSRSSTTFTVLATRPEHGGPRAMHQLCDSVSGANWRPMRFEDELTSIRYACCVCHVIPCTMVLLPCSHILCEQCVTGCVIQDGGSVCPLDAQPFCEDERQKLKLPAKTKQNMKAHCWNEVNGCQFVGTIEAVLQHFDRDCIFHALQCRRCERRILRTDIAAHYISGCSQNASGARDGQPSTEDRAFASCYEDAVLEKLSALQRQMNDLSRKADSVDFEAVSCGMKGIETNIASMITRHLKAGLEEVKLLVRNLISDQLSSLQSQMNELVEQTRQHDTSEIQEVVRETTDSQNELKQDVQAMSQLMARMPSDVESTFKEILTVQLREFKQALEAWKCEMKEQMSEVEAYLCTKLMDQQQCRQRALDSDNNGSTETEELLAAAALGKEEIPLNMQESSIPLQLEMFVHETMKTMEFLRQQVYRQREELWVYNITACRDTHDGLWRNIPQHTSFTVILKKAGSIFSAEKNVLTVANLVKYRDMHIQITFESSCSPNRGYS, from the exons ATGCGATTGCAGCCGAAGTTTGTATGTCCCTCTAGCCGAAGCAGTACAACTTTCACAGTCCTTGCCACCAGGCCAGAACACGGAGGGCCTCGAGCTATGCATCAACTGTGCGACTCGGTGAGCGGCGCGAACTGGCGCCCGATGCGGTTCGAGGACGAGTTGACGTCGATTCGATACGCCTGCTGCGTGTGCCACGTCATTCCGTGCACGATGGTACTGCTGCCTTGTTCCCACATTCTGTGCGAGCAGTGTGTGACGGGGTGTGTCATCCAAGATGGTGGCAGCGTCTGTCCCCTGGACGCCCAGCCTTTCTGCGAAGATGAGCGCCAGAAGTTAAAGCTTCCTGCCAAAACGAAACAGAATATGAAG GCCCATTGCTGGAATGAGGTCAACGGCTGCCAGTTTGTGGGAACCATCGAAGCCGTTCTGCAGCACTTCGACAGAGACTGCATCTTCCACGCCCTCCAGTGTCGACGCTGCGAACGAAGAATACTGCGCACTGACATTGCAGCCCACTACATTTCCGGGTGCTCACAGAATGCATCTGGTGCAAGAGATGGTCAGCCGAGCACTGAAGATAGGGCATTTGCCAGTTGTTACGAGGATGCAGTGTTAGAAAAGCTGTCTGCTCTTCAGAGACAAATGAACGATCTCTCCAGAAAAGCGGACTCCGTAGATTTCGAAGCTGTGAGCTGCGGAATGAAAGGCATAGAGACGAACATCGCCTCTATGATAACTCGCCACCTGAAAGCTGGCCTAGAAGAAGTGAAGCTGCTTGTGAGAAACCTCATAAGTGATCAGCTGTCCTCACTTCAGAGCCAAATGAATGAACTCGTTGAACAGACAAGGCAGCATGACACCTCCGAAATTCAGGAAGTGGTTCGCGAAACTACAGACTCGCAAAATGAATTGAAGCAAGATGTTCAGGCAATGTCACAGCTAATGGCGAGAATGCCTAGTGATGTGGAAAGTACATTCAAAGAAATCCTAACAGTCCAACTACGGGAATTCAAGCAGGCGTTAGAGGCATGGAAATGCGAGATGAAGGAACAAATGAGTGAGGTTGAGGCTTATCTCTGTACGAAGCTCATGGACCAACAGCAGTGTCGGCAAAGGGCCCTAGATTCAGACAATAATGGATCCACCGAAACAGAAGAGctccttgctgctgctgctttgggAAAAGAAGAAATACCGTTGAACATGCAAGAAAGCTCAATACCGTTGCAGCTGGAAATGTTTGTTCACGAAACTATGAAAACTATGGAATTCCTGCGGCAGCAGGTGTATAGGCAAAGGGAAGAACTCTGGGTTTATAATATTACCGCCTGCCGGGATACTCATGATGGCTTGTGGAGAAATATTCCTCAACATACCTCATTTACAGTGATCCTAAAGAAAGCTGGAAGTATTTTTAGCGCAGAGAAAAATGTCTTAACAGTCGCGAATCTTGTGAAGTACAGAGATATGCATATTCAGATTACCTTTGAGTCTTCGTGTTCCCCCAACCGAGGTTACTCATAA